A part of Hippopotamus amphibius kiboko isolate mHipAmp2 chromosome 16, mHipAmp2.hap2, whole genome shotgun sequence genomic DNA contains:
- the LOC130838355 gene encoding 40S ribosomal protein S3a-like yields MAVGKNKRLTKGGKKGAEKKVVDPFSKKGWYDVKAPAMFNIRNIGKTLVTRTQGTKIASDGLKGRVFEVSLADLQNDEVAFRKFKLITEDVQGKNCLTNFHGMDLTRDKMCSMVKKWHTMTEAHIDVKTTDGYLLRLFCVGFTKKRNNQIRKTSYAQHQQVRQIRKKMMEIMTREVQTNDLKEVVNKLIPDSTGKDIEKACQSIYPLHDVFVRKVKMLKKPKFELGKLMELHGEGSSSGKATVDETGAKGERADGYEPPVQESV; encoded by the coding sequence ATGGCAGTCGGCAAGAACAAGCGCCTTACGAAAGGCGGTAAAAAGGGAGCCGAGAAGAAAGTGGTTGACCCATTTTCTAAGAAAGGTTGGTATGATGTGAAAGCACCAGCTATGTTCAATATAAGAAATATTGGGAAAACACTAGTCACGAGAACTCAAGGAACCAAAATCGCATCTGATGGCCTCAAGGGTCGTGTTTTTGAAGTGAGCCTTGCTGATCTGCAGAATGATGAAGTTGCGTTTAGAAAATTCAAGCTTATTACTGAGGATGTTCAGGGAAAAAACTGCCTGACTAATTTCCATGGCATGGATCTTACCCGTGACAAAATGTGCTCCATGGTCAAAAAATGGCACACCATGACTGAAGCTCACATTGATGTCAAGACTACAGATGGTTATTTGCTTCGTCTGTTCTGTGTGGGTTTTACTAAAAAACGCAACAATCAGATTCGGAAGACCTCATATGCCCAGCACCAGCAGGTTCGCCAGATCCGCAAGAAGATGATGGAAATCATGACCCGAGAGGTGCAAACAAATGACTTGAAAGAGGTGGTCAATAAATTGATTCCAGACAGCACTGGAAAAGACATAGAAAAGGCCTGCCAATCTATTTACCCGCTCCATGATGTCTttgttagaaaagtaaaaatgctgAAGAAACCCAAGTTTGAATTGGGAAAACTCATGGAGCTACATGGTGAAGGTAGTAGTTCTGGAAAAGCTACTGTGGATGAGACGGGCGCTAAAGGTGAACGAGCTGATGGATATGAGCCACCAGTCCAAGAATCTGTTTAA